A stretch of the Medicago truncatula cultivar Jemalong A17 chromosome 5, MtrunA17r5.0-ANR, whole genome shotgun sequence genome encodes the following:
- the LOC11433759 gene encoding uncharacterized protein, whose amino-acid sequence MLIKDNEHSYSQIPTKSFSFSLCLLANIYKRKSILGSVQSNPLSEKYCCMIMRINVDCNACCRKLRRIILRMKVIETHLIEKQQRRVCVCGRFVPADIAIKIKKKMNRRVEILEVQEFEGEEQNELPN is encoded by the exons atGTTGATCAAAGACAATGAACATTCATATTCTCAAATCCCCACAaagtcattttcattttctttgtgcCTTTTGGCTAatatatacaaaagaaaatcaatccTGGGTTCCGTTCAGTCCAACCCTTTGTCCGAAAAG TATTGTTGTATGATCATGAGAATCAACGTTGACTGTAATGCTTGTTGTAGAAAATTAAGGAGAATAATTCTAAGGATGAAAG TGATCGAAACCCATTTGATAGAGAAGCAGCAACGCAGGGTATGTGTATGTGGAAGATTTGTACCAGCAGATATTGCaataaagataaagaagaaaatgaaccGTAGGGTTGAGATTCTTGAAGTTCAAGAATTTGAAGGCGAGGAACAAAATGAACTACCAAACTAA
- the LOC11433760 gene encoding uncharacterized protein, with translation MAFKDSAKSELQEIAIKSSKNFPLFGTSLASIESLSMPKVHEVVLSADMQCEKCQKRVIDIITKMNVETESMEVNVLEKKVTLTFILPTVAKGITRQITPISRNHLPKVAITKRLFQSSLH, from the exons ATGGCTTTTAAAGATAGTGCTAAAAGTGAGCTTCAAGAAATTGCTATAAAAAGTTCAAAGAATTTTCCTCTATTTGGGACTAGTCTAGCATCTATAGAATCTTTGTCCATGCCAAAG GTTCATGAGGTTGTTCTTTCAGCAGATATGCAGTGTGAGAAGTGCCAAAAGAGGGTTATTGACATTATTACTAAAATGAATG TAGAGACAGAGTCCATGGAAGTGAATGTGTTGGAAAAGAAAGTGACACTTACATTCATATTACCAACTGTGGCTAAAGGAATCACTAGGCAAATTACCCCCATCAGCAGGAATCATCTCCCTAAAGTTGCCATTACCAAACGTTTATTTCAATCTTCCCTTCATTAG
- the LOC11438423 gene encoding uncharacterized protein isoform X2: MAVREHGYEPEIGALKDNQLLSLNPCSKEFTWLGLPWTCRKRRNHYQAFRKDGFQISVYDFVFVLAEENKRLVAYLEDMYEGSKGNKMVVVRWFHRIDEVGFVLPHSFSEREVYFSPYLQRLSIECIDGLTSVLSPQHYAKFRNKARHARPEPYVCSKKFGKDDVKDFDITQMEGYWKQEILKQMYPHVESNSSGSSGKSDDGPELEENLHSSSAIRPKKKQRCTKVDGKDAVELGSLQLEKLSNCKIDAKTSSGNKLEGSVKLVGTTKLATIKETNEASQYLAVGSNVEVLSQDSGIRGCWFRASVIKRHKDKVKVQYHDIQDAEDEANNLEEWILASRPVVPDDLGLRVEERTKIRPLLEKRGISFVGDVGYIVDAWWHDGWWEGIVVQKESDDKYHVYFPGEKKMSIFGPCNLRHSRDWTGNGWVKVRERPDIVTCKLSSLKAKQSSCKSEEDSKSTVASIGDGIQSKQADAYSGSSERDKLRKNEEVPDLVKDVLSLQLRWKSSRKRNRSGTSQQKQQSNDIHRKLSPKFLQSDATDSFVVPASLKVDHDDYKYQGDPSIFGSSVVPSLTNMVMCR, encoded by the exons ATGGCTGTCAGAGAACATGGTTATGAACCTGAGATTGGAGCATTGAAG gATAATCAACTGCTATCTCTGAACCCTTGTTCAAAAGAATTCACATGGTTAGGGTTACCTTGGACATGTAGGAAAAGAAGAAACCACTATCAGGCATTTCGGAAGGACGGCTTTCAGATATCT GTGtatgattttgtgtttgttttagcAGAGGAGAACAAACGTCTGGTTGCCTACTTGGAAGACATGTACGAGGGTTCCAAAGGCAACAAGATGGTTGTAGTTCGCTGGTTTCACAGAATTGACGAGGTTGGTTTTGTTTTGCCCCACAGTTTTAGTGAAAGAGAGGTTTACTTTTCTCCTTATCTACAACGTCTGAGTATTGAATGCATAGATGGTTTGACTTCCGTCCTCAGTCCACAGCACTACGCCAAGTTTCGGAACAAAGCTCGACACGCTCGTCCAGAACCATATGTGTGCAGCAAGAAGTTTGGTAAGGATGATGTCAAGGATTTTGATATAACTCAAATGGAGGGTTATTGGAAACAGGAAATACTGAAGCAAATGTATCCCCACGTGGAGTCAAACTCCAGTGGTAGTTCAGGGAAATCTGATGATGGACCAGAACTGGAAGAAAACCTCCATTCTTCTTCTGCGATAAGACCAAAGAAGAAGCAGCGGTGTACAAAGGTTGATGGAAAAGATGCTGTTGAGTTAGGTTCTCTTCAATTAGAAAAATTGAGTAATTGTAAGATTGATGCCAAAACCAGTAGCGGTAACAAGTTGGAGGGTTCTGTAAAACTGGTTGGAACCACCAAGTTGGCCACAATCAAAGAGACAAATGAAGCTTCACAGTATTTAGCTGTAGGTTCCAATGTTGAGGTCCTCTCTCAAGACAGTGGGATTAGAGGTTGTTGGTTTAGAGCTTCTGTTATCAAGAGGCACAAAGACAAAGTGAAGGTGCAATATCATGACATCCAGGATGCAGAGGATGAAGCTAACAACCTTGAG GAATGGATTTTAGCTTCTAGACCTGTGGTACCTGATGATCTGGGTCTCCGAGTAGAAGAGAGGACCAAGATCCGACCACTATTAGAGAAACGTGGAATATCTTTCGTGGGTGATGTTGGTTACATTGTTGATGCCTGGTGGCATGATGGATGGTGGGAAGGCATTGTTGTTCAAAAAGAATCTGATGATAAATATCATGTTTATTTCCCAG GGGAAAAGAAGATGTCAATATTTGGACCATGTAACTTGAGGCATTCTCGAGATTGGACAGGGAATGGATGGGTAAAGGTGAGGGAAAGGCCTGATATTGTGACCTGTAAATTATCAAGCttaaaagcaaaacaaagttCCTGCAAATCTGAGGAGGACAGCAAATCAACTGTAGCATCTATCGGAGATGGAATACAATCTAAGCAGGCTGATGCTTACTCGGGTTCTTCTGAAAGGGATAAACTTAGAAAGAATGAGGAAGTTCCAGATCTTGTGAAGGATGTTTTATCATTACAGTTAAGGTGGAAGTCATCAAGGAAGAGGAATCGAAGTGGCACTTCTCAGCAGAAGCAACAGAGCAATGACATACATAGGAAACTGTCGCCGAAGTTTCTGCAGTCTGATGCTACTGATAGTTTTGTGGTTCCAGCTTCATTGAAGGTTGATCATGATGACTATAAATACCAGGGAGATCCTTCCATTTTCGGTTCCTCAGTCGTGCCGTCTTTAACCAACATGGTTATGTGTAGGTGA
- the LOC11438423 gene encoding uncharacterized protein isoform X1: MALKERLASSSETTSSQDEQKRYVTWEEKFVSMDKGRREVRYFLKKKNGELDLALIGKEKSSRHMSYHYAIRNSSFAPFFRLKSRREVVNWLDSIVQDSSSRDANMAVREHGYEPEIGALKDNQLLSLNPCSKEFTWLGLPWTCRKRRNHYQAFRKDGFQISVYDFVFVLAEENKRLVAYLEDMYEGSKGNKMVVVRWFHRIDEVGFVLPHSFSEREVYFSPYLQRLSIECIDGLTSVLSPQHYAKFRNKARHARPEPYVCSKKFGKDDVKDFDITQMEGYWKQEILKQMYPHVESNSSGSSGKSDDGPELEENLHSSSAIRPKKKQRCTKVDGKDAVELGSLQLEKLSNCKIDAKTSSGNKLEGSVKLVGTTKLATIKETNEASQYLAVGSNVEVLSQDSGIRGCWFRASVIKRHKDKVKVQYHDIQDAEDEANNLEEWILASRPVVPDDLGLRVEERTKIRPLLEKRGISFVGDVGYIVDAWWHDGWWEGIVVQKESDDKYHVYFPGEKKMSIFGPCNLRHSRDWTGNGWVKVRERPDIVTCKLSSLKAKQSSCKSEEDSKSTVASIGDGIQSKQADAYSGSSERDKLRKNEEVPDLVKDVLSLQLRWKSSRKRNRSGTSQQKQQSNDIHRKLSPKFLQSDATDSFVVPASLKVDHDDYKYQGDPSIFGSSVVPSLTNMVMCR, from the exons ATGGCTTTGAAAGAGAGATTGGCTTCATCTTCTGAAACGACGTCGTCACAAGATGAACAAAAAAGATACGTTACGTGGGAAGAGAAATTTGTGTCGATGGATAAAGGTAGAAGAGAGGTTCGTTATtttctgaagaagaaaaatggtgaattggATCTTGCTCTTATTGGTAAAGAGAAGAGTTCTAGGCATATGAGTTATCATTATGCGATTAGAAACTCTTCTTTTGCTCCTTTTTTTAGACTTAAATCTCGTAGAGAAGTTGTTAATTGGTTAGATTCTATTGTTCAAG ATTCTTCTTCCAGGGATGCGAATATGGCTGTCAGAGAACATGGTTATGAACCTGAGATTGGAGCATTGAAG gATAATCAACTGCTATCTCTGAACCCTTGTTCAAAAGAATTCACATGGTTAGGGTTACCTTGGACATGTAGGAAAAGAAGAAACCACTATCAGGCATTTCGGAAGGACGGCTTTCAGATATCT GTGtatgattttgtgtttgttttagcAGAGGAGAACAAACGTCTGGTTGCCTACTTGGAAGACATGTACGAGGGTTCCAAAGGCAACAAGATGGTTGTAGTTCGCTGGTTTCACAGAATTGACGAGGTTGGTTTTGTTTTGCCCCACAGTTTTAGTGAAAGAGAGGTTTACTTTTCTCCTTATCTACAACGTCTGAGTATTGAATGCATAGATGGTTTGACTTCCGTCCTCAGTCCACAGCACTACGCCAAGTTTCGGAACAAAGCTCGACACGCTCGTCCAGAACCATATGTGTGCAGCAAGAAGTTTGGTAAGGATGATGTCAAGGATTTTGATATAACTCAAATGGAGGGTTATTGGAAACAGGAAATACTGAAGCAAATGTATCCCCACGTGGAGTCAAACTCCAGTGGTAGTTCAGGGAAATCTGATGATGGACCAGAACTGGAAGAAAACCTCCATTCTTCTTCTGCGATAAGACCAAAGAAGAAGCAGCGGTGTACAAAGGTTGATGGAAAAGATGCTGTTGAGTTAGGTTCTCTTCAATTAGAAAAATTGAGTAATTGTAAGATTGATGCCAAAACCAGTAGCGGTAACAAGTTGGAGGGTTCTGTAAAACTGGTTGGAACCACCAAGTTGGCCACAATCAAAGAGACAAATGAAGCTTCACAGTATTTAGCTGTAGGTTCCAATGTTGAGGTCCTCTCTCAAGACAGTGGGATTAGAGGTTGTTGGTTTAGAGCTTCTGTTATCAAGAGGCACAAAGACAAAGTGAAGGTGCAATATCATGACATCCAGGATGCAGAGGATGAAGCTAACAACCTTGAG GAATGGATTTTAGCTTCTAGACCTGTGGTACCTGATGATCTGGGTCTCCGAGTAGAAGAGAGGACCAAGATCCGACCACTATTAGAGAAACGTGGAATATCTTTCGTGGGTGATGTTGGTTACATTGTTGATGCCTGGTGGCATGATGGATGGTGGGAAGGCATTGTTGTTCAAAAAGAATCTGATGATAAATATCATGTTTATTTCCCAG GGGAAAAGAAGATGTCAATATTTGGACCATGTAACTTGAGGCATTCTCGAGATTGGACAGGGAATGGATGGGTAAAGGTGAGGGAAAGGCCTGATATTGTGACCTGTAAATTATCAAGCttaaaagcaaaacaaagttCCTGCAAATCTGAGGAGGACAGCAAATCAACTGTAGCATCTATCGGAGATGGAATACAATCTAAGCAGGCTGATGCTTACTCGGGTTCTTCTGAAAGGGATAAACTTAGAAAGAATGAGGAAGTTCCAGATCTTGTGAAGGATGTTTTATCATTACAGTTAAGGTGGAAGTCATCAAGGAAGAGGAATCGAAGTGGCACTTCTCAGCAGAAGCAACAGAGCAATGACATACATAGGAAACTGTCGCCGAAGTTTCTGCAGTCTGATGCTACTGATAGTTTTGTGGTTCCAGCTTCATTGAAGGTTGATCATGATGACTATAAATACCAGGGAGATCCTTCCATTTTCGGTTCCTCAGTCGTGCCGTCTTTAACCAACATGGTTATGTGTAGGTGA